Proteins co-encoded in one Desulfobaccales bacterium genomic window:
- a CDS encoding PPC domain-containing DNA-binding protein, translating to MEYAQGTLGRVFVVRLNDGERLPEALETFAREQEIREALVIFIGGAKSGSRLVVGPDAHRPEAIVPLVHTLAGIQEVAGVGTLFPNEEGEPVLHLHAACGREGGATVGCTRAGVEVWLVGEVIILELLGTGGVRRPEPPSGFQLLRLKT from the coding sequence ATGGAATACGCCCAAGGGACCCTGGGCCGCGTCTTTGTGGTGCGGCTTAACGACGGCGAGCGCTTGCCTGAGGCCCTGGAGACCTTCGCCCGGGAGCAGGAAATCCGGGAGGCCCTGGTAATCTTCATCGGCGGCGCCAAAAGCGGCAGCCGCCTGGTGGTGGGCCCGGATGCCCACCGCCCCGAGGCCATTGTGCCCCTCGTCCATACCCTGGCCGGCATCCAGGAAGTGGCGGGGGTGGGCACCCTCTTCCCCAACGAAGAGGGAGAGCCGGTGCTGCATCTCCATGCCGCCTGCGGCCGGGAGGGCGGCGCCACCGTGGGCTGCACCCGGGCGGGGGTGGAGGTCTGGCTGGTGGGGGAAGTGATCATCCTGGAGCTTCTGGGCACCGGCGGGGTCCGGCGTCCCGAGCCCCCCAGCGGCTTTCAGTTGCTGCGCCTGAAAACGTGA
- a CDS encoding YbhB/YbcL family Raf kinase inhibitor-like protein — MDLNCPAFPDGGRIPQIYTMPGAGGQNRSLPLIWSNAPTGTRSFALSMVDPHPVARNWVHWLVINLPPEITALPEGASGRAMPAGAVELHNSWGKPGYGGPQPPPGTGDHPYVITLYALSVPSLNLKPATTLAEFERALAGKVLEQASITGYYGR, encoded by the coding sequence ATGGATCTGAACTGCCCTGCTTTTCCCGACGGCGGCAGAATCCCCCAAATCTACACCATGCCCGGGGCCGGCGGCCAGAACCGTTCCCTGCCCCTCATCTGGTCCAACGCTCCCACCGGCACCCGGTCTTTCGCCCTGTCGATGGTGGACCCACACCCGGTGGCCCGCAACTGGGTCCATTGGCTGGTGATCAACCTGCCGCCGGAGATCACCGCCCTGCCGGAAGGGGCCTCCGGCCGGGCCATGCCTGCCGGGGCGGTGGAGCTTCACAATTCCTGGGGCAAGCCCGGCTACGGCGGCCCCCAGCCGCCTCCGGGCACCGGGGATCACCCCTACGTCATCACCCTGTATGCCTTGAGCGTGCCTTCCCTGAACCTGAAGCCGGCCACCACCCTGGCCGAATTTGAGCGGGCCTTGGCCGGCAAGGTCCTGGAGCAGGCCAGCATCACCGGCTACTATGGGCGCTAA
- a CDS encoding response regulator: protein MDSRNPQIRGRILVVDADDWCRDFLAQVFKLLGIQEFRLASSIPEASEIIQTEKFDLVITDLNHPEAQKLIESIKERFPGVRIILMLNRRAQSFSYSYFEQTEVVVKPLSLDEMVRKIREAILQRHRLQVEDQVRRFKQELSRFFS, encoded by the coding sequence ATGGACAGCAGGAACCCGCAGATCCGGGGCCGGATTCTGGTGGTGGATGCCGACGACTGGTGCCGGGATTTTCTGGCCCAGGTCTTCAAGCTTCTGGGAATTCAGGAATTCCGGCTGGCGTCGTCGATCCCCGAGGCCTCCGAGATCATCCAGACGGAGAAGTTCGATCTGGTGATCACGGATCTGAACCACCCCGAGGCGCAGAAACTCATCGAGAGCATAAAGGAGCGCTTCCCCGGGGTCCGCATCATCCTGATGCTGAACCGCCGGGCGCAATCCTTCTCCTACTCTTACTTCGAGCAGACCGAGGTGGTGGTCAAGCCCTTGAGTCTGGACGAAATGGTGCGCAAGATCCGGGAGGCCATTCTGCAGCGCCACCGCCTCCAGGTGGAAGACCAGGTGCGCCGTTTCAAGCAGGAATTGTCCCGCTTTTTTTCCTAA
- a CDS encoding glycosyltransferase family 9 protein: MAAIPEKVLFWHQGALGDLILAGPALMALRRRFPSARLAAVGHPERWRLLAPTLGLEVIWDGHEALWAWVHAEDGPIPSGLRRRLEDVDLAVVFRPRPPDTLARRLREAGVAQVVWVPSAPGEEREPLGRRQLRHLAALGIQDGARPFHLAWQEDGPWPPELPREGEFLVAAPGSGSPAKNWPLAHYYEVMRALSWEYPFPVVWVTGPAEAAWQPYLAGLAQAQGHYLLHGRPLPEVARVLARARLYLGNDSGLTHLAAAAGASQVLALFGPTDPRVWAPPHQTVTVLQAPTGDLKTLSLPRVLQTARLLLAA, encoded by the coding sequence ATGGCTGCAATTCCGGAAAAGGTTCTGTTCTGGCATCAGGGGGCATTGGGGGATCTCATCCTGGCCGGGCCGGCCCTGATGGCTCTGAGACGGCGCTTCCCCAGCGCCCGGCTGGCGGCGGTGGGGCATCCGGAACGCTGGCGCCTCCTGGCCCCCACCCTGGGCCTGGAGGTGATCTGGGACGGCCATGAGGCCCTGTGGGCCTGGGTGCACGCAGAGGACGGCCCCATACCTTCGGGGCTGCGGCGACGTCTGGAGGATGTGGACCTGGCGGTGGTCTTCCGACCCCGGCCACCGGACACCCTGGCCCGGCGCCTCCGGGAAGCGGGGGTGGCCCAGGTGGTCTGGGTCCCCAGCGCCCCCGGGGAAGAAAGGGAGCCCCTGGGCCGCCGCCAGCTACGACACCTGGCGGCCCTGGGAATTCAGGACGGTGCCCGGCCTTTTCACCTTGCATGGCAGGAAGACGGGCCCTGGCCGCCGGAGCTGCCCCGGGAGGGGGAGTTTCTGGTGGCGGCCCCGGGGAGCGGCAGCCCGGCCAAGAACTGGCCCCTGGCCCACTACTACGAGGTCATGCGGGCCCTCTCCTGGGAATACCCTTTCCCGGTGGTCTGGGTGACGGGGCCGGCGGAGGCGGCCTGGCAGCCGTATCTGGCCGGGCTGGCCCAGGCCCAGGGCCATTACCTGCTGCATGGGCGCCCTTTGCCGGAGGTGGCCCGGGTGTTGGCCCGGGCCCGGCTCTATCTGGGCAACGACAGCGGCCTCACGCATTTGGCGGCGGCGGCCGGAGCCAGTCAGGTGCTGGCCCTGTTCGGCCCCACCGACCCAAGGGTGTGGGCTCCTCCCCACCAGACGGTCACGGTGCTCCAGGCGCCCACCGGCGACCTGAAGACGCTGAGTCTTCCCAGGGTGCTCCAGACCGCCCGGCTGTTGCTGGCGGCATAG
- a CDS encoding DUF362 domain-containing protein: MTLSRRAFVLGTLGGAALAWSGYSLWQRQRRQAWTERVFIGRASGYDLDLTGLLMAGFKEVGLRVEEVQGRRVLLKPNLVETAVGKPQINTHPAVIRAAAEAFRRLGAQEVVVAEGPGHLRDTHLVLEQSGYAEMLRTERLAFMDLNYEDGVPVQNAGGWSRLKHLTLPVSVLAADVIVSVAKLKTHHWAGVTLSMKNLFGVLPGSYYGWPKNVLHWAGIPQCILDVTATVRPHFAIVDGIVGMEGDGPIMGPPKAAGVLVVGRNLPAVDATCARVMGLDPWRVSYLARADGYLGPVSETAILQVGEPISAVATPFALLDTIPAHRGLRLRRPGTEKS; the protein is encoded by the coding sequence ATGACATTGAGCCGCCGCGCCTTTGTTCTGGGCACCCTGGGGGGCGCCGCCCTGGCGTGGTCGGGATACTCCCTCTGGCAACGACAGCGGCGACAAGCCTGGACGGAACGGGTCTTCATCGGCCGGGCTTCCGGCTATGACCTGGACCTCACCGGGCTTTTGATGGCGGGCTTTAAGGAGGTGGGGCTGCGGGTCGAAGAGGTGCAGGGCCGCCGGGTGCTCCTCAAGCCGAACCTGGTGGAGACGGCGGTGGGCAAACCCCAGATCAACACCCATCCGGCGGTCATCCGGGCGGCGGCGGAGGCCTTCCGGCGCCTGGGGGCCCAGGAGGTGGTGGTGGCCGAAGGCCCCGGACATCTGCGAGATACCCATCTCGTCCTGGAGCAATCGGGCTACGCCGAGATGCTGCGGACCGAGCGGCTGGCCTTCATGGACCTCAACTACGAAGACGGGGTGCCGGTGCAAAATGCCGGCGGCTGGTCCCGGCTGAAGCATCTCACCCTGCCGGTGAGTGTGCTGGCAGCCGACGTCATTGTCTCGGTGGCCAAGCTCAAGACCCACCATTGGGCCGGGGTGACCCTGTCCATGAAAAATCTCTTCGGGGTGCTTCCCGGGAGTTACTATGGCTGGCCCAAAAATGTCCTGCATTGGGCCGGCATCCCCCAGTGCATCCTGGATGTCACCGCCACGGTGCGGCCGCACTTCGCCATCGTGGACGGCATTGTGGGCATGGAGGGGGACGGCCCCATCATGGGTCCCCCCAAGGCCGCGGGGGTGCTGGTGGTGGGGCGCAATCTCCCGGCGGTGGACGCCACCTGTGCCCGGGTGATGGGGCTCGATCCCTGGCGGGTGAGTTATCTGGCCCGGGCTGACGGCTACCTGGGGCCGGTGAGTGAGACCGCCATCCTGCAGGTGGGGGAGCCCATCAGCGCCGTGGCCACCCCCTTTGCCCTCCTGGATACCATCCCCGCCCACCGGGGGCTGAGACTCCGCCGCCCTGGGACGGAAAAGTCCTGA
- a CDS encoding 4Fe-4S binding protein, with product MATRQIIRIDQEKCDGCGLCVPSCAEGALQIIEGKAVLVAEKYCDGLGACLGACPQGALIVEEREAEEFVGPAPGAEGHHPEPAEAGEPVFVCPGSRMQQFVPQGTPGAGASALSHWPVKLKLVSPQAPFLKGAELLVAADCSAFAAGDFHARYLAGRAVVCGCPKFEDLSEQAAKLTEILKQNDLTGITIVNMEVPCCQGLIQVVREALKGSGKRLPVTICTLSPTGQVVQQQRVKAA from the coding sequence ATGGCCACACGGCAGATCATTCGCATCGATCAGGAAAAATGCGACGGCTGCGGCCTCTGCGTGCCCTCCTGTGCCGAGGGCGCCCTGCAGATCATCGAGGGCAAGGCCGTGCTGGTGGCGGAGAAATATTGCGACGGGTTGGGGGCCTGCCTGGGGGCCTGCCCCCAGGGCGCCCTCATCGTCGAGGAACGGGAGGCGGAGGAGTTCGTCGGCCCGGCCCCGGGGGCGGAGGGGCACCACCCGGAGCCGGCCGAGGCCGGGGAGCCGGTCTTTGTCTGCCCGGGGAGCCGCATGCAGCAGTTTGTGCCCCAGGGAACCCCGGGAGCCGGGGCTTCGGCTCTGAGCCACTGGCCAGTGAAGCTGAAGCTGGTCTCCCCTCAGGCGCCCTTTCTCAAGGGGGCGGAGCTCCTGGTGGCGGCGGACTGCAGCGCCTTTGCCGCCGGGGATTTCCATGCCCGGTATCTCGCCGGCCGGGCGGTGGTCTGCGGTTGCCCCAAGTTTGAGGACCTAAGCGAGCAGGCCGCCAAACTCACGGAAATCTTAAAGCAAAATGACCTCACCGGCATCACCATCGTCAATATGGAGGTGCCCTGCTGCCAGGGGCTTATCCAGGTGGTGCGGGAGGCCCTGAAGGGATCGGGCAAGCGCCTGCCGGTCACCATCTGCACCCTGAGCCCCACCGGCCAGGTGGTGCAGCAGCAGCGGGTCAAGGCGGCGTAA
- a CDS encoding (Fe-S)-binding protein: MRLALFLPCVVDQWAPDVGLAVARLLNGLGISWHYPEEQTCCGQFALTAGNLPAARRLMRHFFRVFGGAEVIICPSASCTLMVRRHYPRLAETRAETRLARDLAARTSELGEFLAGMGPLPWKPQYPGALALHRSCKARQLGVLSHARRLLSQVQDLSVMEVSPFYACCGFGGVFHRQHPALAAEIGRAYLEAALATGATGLISPDWGCFLHLQPLAARENLPLTFHHLAEVLLRLKSAPVR; the protein is encoded by the coding sequence ATGCGCCTGGCACTCTTTCTCCCCTGCGTGGTGGATCAATGGGCCCCGGACGTGGGCCTGGCGGTGGCCCGGCTCCTGAACGGCCTGGGAATCTCCTGGCACTACCCCGAGGAGCAGACCTGCTGCGGCCAGTTCGCCCTCACCGCCGGCAACCTCCCCGCCGCCCGGCGGCTGATGCGTCACTTTTTCCGGGTCTTCGGCGGCGCGGAGGTGATCATCTGCCCCAGCGCCTCCTGCACCCTGATGGTGCGGCGGCATTATCCCCGGCTGGCGGAGACCCGGGCCGAAACCCGGCTGGCCCGGGACCTGGCGGCCCGCACCTCGGAGCTGGGGGAGTTTCTGGCAGGCATGGGTCCCCTCCCCTGGAAGCCGCAATACCCTGGCGCATTGGCCCTGCACCGCTCCTGCAAGGCCAGGCAGTTGGGGGTGCTCTCCCACGCCCGTCGTCTGCTTTCCCAGGTGCAGGATCTGTCAGTCATGGAGGTGTCCCCTTTTTATGCCTGCTGCGGCTTCGGGGGGGTCTTTCACCGCCAGCACCCGGCGCTTGCCGCCGAGATCGGCCGGGCGTATCTGGAGGCCGCCTTGGCCACCGGCGCCACCGGCCTCATCTCCCCGGACTGGGGCTGTTTCCTGCACCTCCAGCCCCTGGCCGCCCGGGAAAATCTCCCCCTCACCTTCCATCACCTGGCCGAAGTGCTCCTCCGCCTGAAATCCGCCCCGGTCCGATAA
- a CDS encoding sigma-54 dependent transcriptional regulator, which produces MPTSPPDFPAQILVVDDDKAMREACCQILARQGFQVEAAADARQGLALLEDRSFDVILLDLVMPDVDGLEALKRIKALDSTCEVIIISGYGTIPSAVEAIKTGAFHFLSKPFAPDDLRHLVARALEKRRLNLENLALRQELKSHEDRGEIIYQSPAMARVMEMVARVAATDSTVLLTGESGTGKGLVAHQIHQLSRRARRPFITVDCGTLVETLFESELFGHVKGAFTGADANKIGKFELAQHGTLFFDEISNISLEVQAKLLRAVEERKVCKVGSHRVITVDVRIIAATNKDLTQAIQEGTFRGDLFYRLNVVNLHLPPLRERKEDIPLLARHFLTKYTQRLRKPIRGISPEVLEILVQHDWPGNVRELENTIERLVVLSTGPELELTDLSFAGFFQVPTPDRPLLALRDLEREHIRRILQRFPHNKSEVARVLGIDRKTLREKLRRYNLES; this is translated from the coding sequence ATGCCCACTTCCCCCCCTGACTTCCCGGCCCAGATCCTGGTGGTGGACGATGACAAGGCCATGCGGGAGGCTTGCTGCCAGATCCTGGCCCGGCAGGGGTTCCAGGTGGAGGCCGCCGCCGACGCCCGCCAGGGTCTGGCCCTCCTGGAGGACCGCTCCTTTGACGTCATCCTCTTGGACCTGGTGATGCCGGATGTGGACGGCCTGGAGGCCTTAAAGCGCATCAAGGCCCTGGACAGCACCTGCGAAGTCATCATCATCAGCGGCTACGGCACCATCCCCTCGGCGGTGGAGGCCATCAAAACCGGGGCCTTCCATTTCCTCTCCAAGCCCTTCGCCCCTGATGATCTTCGCCACCTGGTGGCCCGGGCTCTGGAAAAACGCCGCCTCAACCTGGAAAACCTGGCCCTGCGCCAGGAATTGAAAAGCCATGAGGACCGGGGGGAGATCATCTATCAGAGCCCGGCCATGGCCCGGGTCATGGAGATGGTGGCCCGGGTGGCGGCCACCGACAGCACCGTGCTCCTCACCGGGGAATCCGGCACCGGCAAGGGGCTGGTGGCCCACCAGATCCACCAGTTAAGCCGCCGGGCGAGACGGCCATTCATCACCGTGGACTGCGGCACCCTGGTGGAGACCCTCTTTGAAAGCGAGCTCTTCGGCCACGTCAAGGGCGCCTTCACCGGCGCCGACGCCAACAAGATCGGCAAATTCGAGCTGGCCCAGCACGGCACCCTCTTTTTCGACGAGATCAGCAACATCAGCCTGGAGGTGCAGGCCAAGCTGCTCCGGGCGGTGGAGGAGCGCAAGGTCTGCAAGGTGGGCAGCCACCGGGTCATCACTGTGGATGTGCGCATCATCGCCGCCACCAACAAGGACCTGACCCAGGCCATCCAGGAGGGCACCTTCCGGGGGGACCTCTTCTACCGCCTCAATGTGGTGAACCTGCACCTGCCCCCCTTACGGGAGCGCAAAGAAGACATCCCCCTCTTGGCCCGGCACTTTCTCACCAAATACACTCAACGGCTGCGTAAACCCATTCGGGGCATCTCGCCGGAAGTCCTGGAAATCCTGGTGCAGCATGACTGGCCGGGGAACGTCCGGGAGCTGGAAAACACCATCGAGCGCCTGGTGGTGCTGAGCACCGGCCCGGAGCTGGAGCTGACGGACCTGTCCTTTGCCGGCTTCTTCCAGGTCCCCACTCCGGATCGCCCCCTTTTGGCCCTCAGGGACCTGGAGCGGGAGCACATCCGCCGCATCCTCCAGCGTTTTCCCCATAACAAGAGCGAAGTGGCCCGGGTGCTGGGCATCGACCGCAAGACCCTGCGGGAAAAGCTCCGGCGCTATAACCTGGAATCCTGA
- a CDS encoding LEA type 2 family protein, with protein MNRLTAGLALGAGFWLLVVVAGCGLQQLAKGEIEAPRVEVEGVMLGLPQGGRLPVFAVLRLTNPNRVPLDVHGYDYDLWLEGRSVARGAGSRPVHLPALGQATVEFPVMVDLPAALSLAPRLLQRQRVSYRLSGGIRLGQVMAGLVRVPFNFQGHTSLEEGQELWRLYGRDLISPQEPGPGRTPRRSPESR; from the coding sequence ATGAACCGTCTCACAGCCGGCCTCGCCTTGGGGGCCGGATTTTGGCTGCTGGTGGTCGTGGCAGGCTGCGGGTTGCAGCAGTTGGCCAAGGGGGAGATCGAAGCCCCCCGGGTGGAGGTGGAAGGAGTCATGCTGGGCCTTCCCCAGGGCGGCCGGCTGCCCGTCTTTGCGGTGCTCAGGCTCACTAACCCCAACCGGGTGCCCCTGGACGTGCACGGCTATGATTACGACCTGTGGCTGGAAGGGCGAAGCGTGGCCCGGGGAGCCGGCTCCCGGCCGGTGCACCTGCCGGCCTTGGGGCAGGCCACGGTGGAGTTTCCGGTCATGGTGGACCTCCCCGCCGCCCTGAGCCTGGCGCCCCGGCTGCTGCAGCGGCAGCGGGTGAGCTACCGCTTAAGCGGCGGCATCCGCCTGGGGCAGGTGATGGCGGGCCTCGTCCGGGTGCCCTTCAACTTCCAGGGCCACACCAGCCTGGAGGAGGGCCAGGAGCTCTGGCGCCTCTACGGCCGGGACCTCATTTCGCCACAAGAACCAGGGCCCGGTAGGACTCCCCGCCGCTCACCGGAAAGTCGATGA
- a CDS encoding NapC/NirT family cytochrome c, giving the protein MRTVIIAAVVLGVMVLAGLFAAFGPPGLYAKSETPEFCAGCHNMAPQYEAWFHVGAHRGIKCVDCHLPNENFPLHLTWKSITGMRDLMEWHLGLVSEDPKASERTKTWIQANCQRCHGEIMARVNEDRWCWTCHRQFQHKTTGAVVAQIP; this is encoded by the coding sequence ATGCGGACGGTGATCATCGCGGCAGTGGTCCTGGGTGTCATGGTATTGGCCGGTCTCTTTGCCGCCTTCGGTCCCCCCGGGCTCTATGCCAAATCCGAAACCCCGGAGTTCTGCGCCGGCTGCCACAACATGGCGCCGCAATACGAGGCCTGGTTCCACGTGGGGGCCCACCGGGGCATCAAATGTGTGGATTGCCACCTGCCCAATGAGAATTTCCCCCTCCATCTGACCTGGAAGTCCATCACCGGGATGCGGGACCTGATGGAGTGGCACCTGGGGCTGGTCTCCGAGGACCCCAAGGCTTCGGAGCGCACCAAGACCTGGATCCAGGCCAACTGCCAGCGTTGCCACGGGGAGATCATGGCCCGGGTGAACGAAGACCGCTGGTGCTGGACCTGCCACCGACAATTTCAGCACAAAACCACCGGGGCCGTCGTGGCCCAGATTCCTTGA